In Pongo pygmaeus isolate AG05252 chromosome 19, NHGRI_mPonPyg2-v2.0_pri, whole genome shotgun sequence, the genomic stretch CACTGCacacccccacaacacacacacatgcacacacacacacatgaacacacacatgcccacacagatgcagacacacacatatgcacacacacatgcacacacacacatgcacacacacacatatgcacacacacatgcatacacacatatgcacacacacatgcatacacacatgcacacacacatgcatacacacatgtgcatgcacacacctgcacatacacacacactgtgcTTCATGCCCTCACTAAGGAGGCATAGAAGGGAATGTGTGtctataaggaaatgaagacGGCTCAAGCCCCTGGTTCCCTGGGTGTTTGCACAGGCGCCCTCCCTGCAGACTGCTCTTtggtctctttctccctcttagtgaaagagagaagcagagccCTAGAGTGTACCTGGCTGCTTAGGGCTCAACCCAAGGTCACAAGCTTCCTCAGGAGCTTGGTGAGATGGGGGCACCACAGGTCCTCCCAAAATGAGGGGGCAGCATTTGGTGgagccttgagcccaggaaggtgaTAGGCGGGACATCTTGGTTCATTAGACACAACTACAATGCAGTGAGGAAGGGCAGCTGCCAAAGGCTTTATTCTCCAGGAGGAGGGGCTCTCGGGGGCTGTGAGCAGGAGGCACAAGGACTTTATTGCACATGTGTTTAGGTGATGATGACCTACAGCTGCACTCGGAACTGGGACCCAGAAAGCCATGACCTcctgctctgtctctctcttcctctctgcctcctctgtttctctcctcatctctcctttcctctctgtctctctccatctctttccctcctcctgtTCCTCCTTGCCCCTGTTCAGGCACCTGGGACCCTCTCCTGGGTGCATCCACACACAATGCCAAGGCTACCATCTATCAGGGCACCTCACAGGGTGCCTCCACCTTCCATCACCTACGGGGTTGAGGGTCCCAGGCATGACCGCACTCTcctgggtgggggtcctgtgatCGGGGAAGCAGAAGCTGCAGGTCTCCACTGGCTCAGGAGATGTGCCCACAGGGCTGCTGGCTTCCACCTCGTGATCTGCAGAGGCGAGAGTGGAGGGTGTGGGCCAGGCCTGGCCCTGCACCGGGGTAGGGGTGATGGTGTGGGCAGCTATACTGTCCCCTGACCCAGGAACTAAGGGCAATCAGCAGGCTATGATCACCAGGGGGACCAGGGGACCCAGGTGGGTGTCAGTGTCCCTCACTTGCTGACCAGAACCTGTGCTGGGGCAGGGGTAGGCAGGCAAATCTTGGCTCTCACTTCTGTCCAGGCCCAAGCCTGCCATGCCCGCCAAAGGGACACCTCCTCCAGGGCTTAGCCCTGATGTCCCTGAATCCTGAGAACCCCCGGCCCAGGCAAGCCCGAAGCCCAGCACCCCACACCCACCCTTCCCAGGTGCCGCTCTCCTAGGTATCTGCCTGCCAGGATGTCTTAATCTGATTTTATCAAGCTGCAGTGAATAACAGGGAtgagccccaggcctctccaCCTAGAAGCAGGGGCAGTGACAGGACTGAGGGATGGCCGGAGGCTTGTCACCCAAGCAGCAAGAAGGGCGAGGACCCCAGTTTCATGCACTCACCCTGGGAAGACTTGGCTGAACTTTGACAGGGCCTTGAGCAGGGCTGGCAGGAGCAGGGATCCCCCCTCTTCTTGAGGAAGCAGGCCACTGCCACCAGGAAGCAGCAGAAGATGGCACACAGGCAGAGCCCCAGTATACTGTAGACCAGGGCCAGCTGATCCGCACTCAGCTTCAGCCCCAGGAGAGCTGCAAGACAGTGTGAGACCCCTCTCTGCagtgcctcctcctcttcccctcattaggctcaagcaatccacatgcCCCCAACCCACCCTGCTGCGAGCCTGTCTGGCTCCTGGAGAGGCTGGGCTCCTTTCCTGACCCTGAGGCTGGCTGGGATGCTCTCTGGATCCTGGAGGAAGTTGGTCCACTCCCCCATCCTGGTGGCAACTTCCCAGGGCCTCGAAGCTGGACAACGTGAGCTGGTCCAGGATTAATAGGTCAAAAATTAATCTGTTACAAATCTGATGAATCTCTCACTGGCCGTGGATTTCGAACTCACGTTGGAAACAGAAGGCTCACATTGCTATTGCCAGAGAGTGGACTTGTTCCACGATGGGGGTCATCCACGCTTGCAGCAGATGCTTCAGATCTGAGCACTGGAGATACAGACCCTAGAAAGACAGAGAGATTTCCTGCATGGAGCTTACTGTCTGGGGGAGCCAACCACCTCACCATCCCAAGCAGAAACAGACCATCACAGCGCAACAATAGCCTGCAGGAGGGGTGCACAGAACCCTGGCAGCTCATGCTGGAGAAGGTGCTCTAGTCTGGGAAAAGGCTTCTCAGAGAAAGGggtcagttttatttttactttttcatcgTAGGGAGAGTGCACAGTTTAAGTGTCCAGCTTGATGAACTTTTACCCACGGGTGCACTCAGGCTCAGCCCCCAGACCAAGCTGCACAAGACCAAGTTCATGCCCAGCCCCTAAAGGGCTCTTTTGTTCCCTCCCATCCAATATTTCCCTCCAGAAGTAACCACTCTTCTTAGCCCTTTGCTGTAGATTAATTCTGCTTCTTTTTGCCTTCTATAGATGCATGCAGAAGGTGCTCTTTTGAGTCCAGCTTCTTCACTCAACAATGACATCTGTGAGATCCTCTTATATTGTTGCATGTGGTCATAggtcattctttttcattgctgtatagtatttcattgcatgAATACACTGTCATTTGTTGATGTTTTCTGTttatggatatttaggttgtgcTAGACAGTGATAGTTTTGACTGAGTAGAAGTTACGTTGCTATGCAGCGGCAGAGACGATAGGCAGGAACATTTCAGAAGGCAGGAACAACATGCACAAAGGTCTTTGGCAGGAGGGAGCCTGCCTGGGGCCCTGAAGGCTGGTATGGCTTCCTGGTACCCCGCTTCTAGGCCACTGTGTTCTGAGCGCCTGCTGCCCTGGCCTGGTGTGTGGCCCTCCACACCcattcccacctcctcctcctgtgcCTTCGTGACCTGCAGGGGCTGGGAAGCTGAAGGGGAGGGATGTAGCCACAGAAGAAACATGTGGAACCATGGCAGCTGGAGGCGGTGAGAAATGGAATCCCCCTAGGCCCTTTGCAGGAAGCgcggccctgccaacaccttgattgcagATTTCtcacctctagaactgtgagaaaaataatttctattgttttaagccaccaaggcttTGGTCAATTGTCACAGATCCACAGGAAACTCATATGTGTCTCACACATTAGTAAGCAGCATGGTATTCTGGATCTACTGGAACGGTCTTGCAGTGAGTTCAGGCAAGAATTACTAAAGGCAATTGGtgaaattaaacatctttccagcctgctggccaaGGTGAGGAGAGACAGCTTTTTACTGGTATTTGCCCGTCCTTGTTCACATTTCTGCCCTTAACCTCTAAAGTCACAGAGCACAGAGAAGGATTTGCTTAGTCTATTTCACTCATGAAGCCAGCATTCCAGCTTGAAGTCTTGTTAGATTGCAGACAGATTGGCAGTGGGATACAAAAAGGAAACACCCAAATTTCTGATGGTAGACAGTTCGAAGTGTAGTTGGGACGTAGAGAATCAAAGCAGAGAGTACAATGCACTGATAAAGaatatcagctgggcacagtggctcacacctctaatcctgggactttgggaggccaaggtgggcagatcacctgaggtcaggagtttgagaccagcctggccaacaatggcaaaaacccatctttactaaaaatacaaaaattatctgggagtggtggcagttgcctgtaatcccagctacttgggaggctgaggcaggagaattggttgaacctgggaggcggaggttgcagtgagctgagaagatcgcgccagtgcacttcagcctaggcgacacaatgagaaaaagaaaaagagagagagagagaaagagagaaaagaaagaaagaaacaaagaaggaaggaagaaaggaaggaaggaaggaaggagggaaggaaagaaagaaagaatatcacAGAGTTATGCCCAGACTCTAGTCTAGTGCAAAGCAGAACACCTAGCATAATACGGGGCTGAGTAGtacaggagggcttcctggaagaagtggcACCTGAGTTGAGTTCTGAAGATTGAGTGGGAGTTTGCCAGGTCTATTGGCATGCTTTTAGCTGCTAGTAACAGACAATTAAAATCACTCCCAATTTTACCTCCAAAACATTGCCACTATTTTGGAGTTTTCTTCCAGATAtatgtgtgcgtatgtgtatctcataagtttaaaaagttttagaataggctgggtgcagtggctcatgcctgtaatcccagcactttgggaggcaatggaggttggatcacctgaggtcaggagttcgagaccagcctgaccaacatggtgaaaccccgtgtctactaaaaatgcaaaaattagctgggcgtggtggtgggcacctgtaatctcagctgctcaggagactgaggcaggagaattgctggaaactgggaggtggaggttacagtgagccgagatcactccattgcactccagcccaggcgacaacagtgagactgcatctcaaaaaaaaaaaaaaaaaaaaaaaaaaaagaataatcttgTACATGTTATTaactttcattttgcatttaactttttaaaaatgattaaacttTTCTCAGCATATTAtcatcattaaatattatttaaaacatgattttaagGTTAGATAGTATTTTATCATACAAATAATTCATATTTACTAGTCCCCTGTTGTTGAACATATATGTATTATTGAACCTTTATGTTCTTTCCAGTCTTTCAATATTGTAAATACTTTTTTCATCTGTCTTATTACTTATTTAGTAAAAATTCCTAGATGTTGAATTACTGAGTCAgagcataaacattttaaaggcttCTAATATATCCAGCCAGATTGCCCTTCAGAAATATTATACCAATTTGTTCCAGCAGTCTTGAGAACACGCACTTCCCTGAGctcttgccaacacttgatatTACATTGTTATTGCCTTCCAATCtgttaatcatttctttttccttctttttacccTTTTTGCTTGGAAATATCTTCCCTAGCCCAAGATCAAATAAATGAtaacttttctcatttaaaaattaatcagtcTAGAATTTTGGTTTTTGATATAAGAATCATGATGATTGTATGATATTCTGCTCACCAACCAGAGCAGTGCTGGAGAGGTGCAGAGATGGCCTCCTGTTTCCTGTTTCCTCCAAGTTCTGGGTCTGTGATTTAGGGATCTGCTGCTGAGAGAGGTTCAAAACATCTTCCCACCTTATTTCATGGACTGTCATTGTTTCAAGAAGCAAATTATACCATCAGCTCCAGGAAGATTTTTCTCCACTGCTTCATCTGTCTTAAGATCAGTCCATGGCAACCTGATTCTGCATTCTGCCATCTGATGGCCTTCGTGCTGGGTCATGTGAGGAGTTTCTATCTTTGTCTGTGTTCTaaatttgcagatattttatttaaagtatagAAGTAATTTTAGTAGAAGTTACTAGCCAGGCTCTGCATTAGGTTTTAATATCTTGTAGAATAagattactttctctttttttgctttaaGATTCCTcattactctttttttatttttgagatggggtctcgctctgttgcccaagctggagtgcagtggcaccatctcagcccactgcaagctctgcctcccgggttcacgccattctcctgcctcagcttcccgagtagctgggactacaggtgcccatgaccacgcccggctaattttttgtatttttagtagagatggggtttcaccatgttagccaggctggtcttgatctcctgaccttgtcatccgcccacctcggcttcccaaagtgctgggattacaggcgtgagccactgcgcccagcctagatcCCTCATTATTCTTTTGCATAATGTTTAATCTCCCAAGTGGCCCTTTTTGAAGTTCTTCCCCAGTCCCTCATCTGactcttttattatatttacatatttattacatttatttatttattattttgattggcatttgCATTATATGTATTAACGAGAAATAATTTGGCATCTTAAAAATGTCTTATTCTTTCCTGATCATAAAATCACATGTTCATTACAGaagatttagaaaatatagaaagtgtaaaaaagaaaagtattaccTTTAATTTCAccacttaaaggaaaaaaactgcaAACATTTTGCTGTCTGTCCTTTCAGATTTGTTCTTAGTTTATACATGTTTGAGCATGCATAAAACTTGCATTGATATGATTATGATATTTCATCTTCCTATCCAGAAGAATAGAATatgtctttccacattccattacaaagaaccagttggattcatttatttattccactgTTAATCTGTTTTGATTAATTCTTGTATCCTACTTTTTGgacatttctttgatttctcaCTAGTTTCTTGAGTAAAATTCTTTGTTCATTTCACTTTGTTCTTTCTTGATTGATAATGAAAGCATTTAAAGATATGAATTTGACTCTTCTTGTAGCTTTGGGTAAATAGAGACAATAAAATCTAGAAacttctgaaataaattaaacctaatttagagaaaaaggaaagtgtaCATTTTCTGTAGAGTACAAGGCactatatatgtttaaaattaagctgttattaatattataaaatcaagTTATTATTCATATATCCATATCTTAGTGCATGCTAGCTAGAATTATCAAATACTAACAGCAGGACAAAAAAGTCCTCACTAGTAATTTTAGGTGAGCGTTTGAGGCAAAGATGTGGGCATGATATCACATAGGGTTGCTTTCATATCTATCAAGACCTTAGGTCTCTGATTTTCTGCTTTCTTATATGCACAGAAACTGATTTGTAATTGCAGTGAACTTGTAACATACTAATCTTCCTGCCTTTTTACATTACCATAGATAAAGCAAAACCCAGACCTCCTAATCAAACTGATAGCTTATTGTATCTCTACCTCAGAATATCaactataataatatatataattttgtgtctGCTGcaagggcagagtcctcatggagaacctctgctagggcagggtagaagtgaaatgtggggttggagcccccatacagTGTCCCCACAGGGGCACTGCCTagcagagctgtgagaagagggccaccatcctccagactcccgAATGGTAGATCCATCAACAGCTGTACCATGtccctggaaaagctgcaggcactcaatgccagcctgtaaaAACAGCCAAAGTGGCTATACCCAGCagtgccacaggggcagagctgcccagggCCTTGGGAGTGCACATCAgaatgccctggatgtgagatatggagtcaaaggagatcatattggagctttaagatttaatgactcccCTACCAGATTCGGGACTTGCATGAGGCCCgttggcccctttgttttggccaatttctcccatttggaatgggaacatttacccaatgcctatacctgcattgtatcttggaagtcactaacttgcttttgattttacaggctcataagtggaagggacttgccttgtctcagatgagactttgaacttggacttttgggttaatgctggaatgagttaagactttgggggactgttgggaaggcataattggttttgaaatgtgtaacgggcatgagatttgggaggggccagcagcagaatgatatggtttggctctgtgtccccacctaaatctcatcttgaattttaatccccatgtgtcaagggagggacctggtgggaggtgattggatcatgggggcggtttgccccatgctgttctcatgatagtgagtgagttttcatgaggtctgatgattttataagtcacagtttcccctgctctcccctgTCTCCTGCTGTCTTGTGAAGAAATTGCCTGCTTCCCCTtagccttccatcatgattgtaagttccctgagg encodes the following:
- the LOC129029896 gene encoding tumor necrosis factor receptor superfamily member 13B-like, with protein sequence MGEWTNFLQDPESIPASLRVRKGAQPLQEPDRLAAGWVGALLGLKLSADQLALVYSILGLCLCAIFCCFLVAVACFLKKRGDPCSCQPCSRPCQSSAKSSQDHEVEASSPVGTSPEPVETCSFCFPDHRTPTQESAVMPGTLNPVGDGRWRHPVRCPDRW